Within the Candidatus Eisenbacteria bacterium genome, the region CGATGTTCTTTCTTGACTATGTCGGCACTGGAAAGCTCAATCCAGAAGTCGTTGAGAAGATCATTTCGGGGATGGCCAAGGCATGCCGCACCGCGGGTGTTTCTCTCATCGGGGGCGAGTTGGCGGAGATGCCTGGACTTTACAGGGATGCCGATTTCGACCTGGTTGGTACGATGGTGGGAATTGCAGAGAAATCATCCATAGTTGATGGTTCGCAGATACAAGAGGGAGACCTGGTGATCGGATTGTCGTCAAACGGGATTCACACCAACGGATTCTCGCTTGTGAGAAAGGTCTTGCTGCAGTCAAGAAGATTCACACTCAATCAGATGATTCCGGAGCTCGGAAGCGAGCTTGGCAAGGAGCTCCTGAAACCGCACAAGCTCTACATGAATGAAGTTGTGGAATGTCTTAGGACAGGATACGTGAGAGGTATGGCACACATAACCGGGGGCGGGCTCCCGGGAAACATTGTGAGGATACTCCCCAAGAACGTTGACGCCATTATCAGAAGGGGAGCCTGGAAGATGCCGGCAATCTTCTCACTTGTTGAGCGCAAAGGGTCCGTCTCGAAAAAAGAGATGCTCAAGACTTTCAATCTAGGCATTGGTTTCGTGATGGTCATTGCGGAAAAAGGCAACGCGGAGATTCTGAAGGCGCTTGATTCGACACGGAGCGCTGAGACCAAGACGGATGGACGAGATTCCTTTGAAATCGGAGAGATTGTAAGAGGCGGCGGCAAAGTAATAATGGAGGAGAGCGCGGAAGACTGCAGTTAGTAGTCGGCTTGTGGGGTGGCGTTCATGACAGCTTGGC harbors:
- the purM gene encoding phosphoribosylformylglycinamidine cyclo-ligase, which translates into the protein MRNKNEKRSLSYAQAGVSIERAEEALKRIKSHVLSTLDPHSIGKPGLFSGFFEVPSGYKEPVLLSTTDGVGTKLLIAKEMNCYDSIGVDLVNHCANDILVHGGKPMFFLDYVGTGKLNPEVVEKIISGMAKACRTAGVSLIGGELAEMPGLYRDADFDLVGTMVGIAEKSSIVDGSQIQEGDLVIGLSSNGIHTNGFSLVRKVLLQSRRFTLNQMIPELGSELGKELLKPHKLYMNEVVECLRTGYVRGMAHITGGGLPGNIVRILPKNVDAIIRRGAWKMPAIFSLVERKGSVSKKEMLKTFNLGIGFVMVIAEKGNAEILKALDSTRSAETKTDGRDSFEIGEIVRGGGKVIMEESAEDCS